One genomic window of Ziziphus jujuba cultivar Dongzao chromosome 4, ASM3175591v1 includes the following:
- the LOC107416132 gene encoding uncharacterized protein LOC107416132, whose product MAWRQMLFKGSPISQPLSPTGFARFFSKPSPYAVKVGIPEFLNGIGKGVESHAAKLETEVGDFQKLLVTRTLRLKKLGIPCKQRKLILTHAHKYRLGLWRPRAVPMKS is encoded by the exons ATGGCATGGAGGCAAATGCTCTTCAAGGGGAGCCCAATTTCTCAACCCCTTTCACCAACTGGGTTCGCTAGATTCTTCTCCAAGCCATCCCCTTATGCAG TGAAAGTTGGAATTCCAGAATTTTTAAATGGAATAGGCAAAGGGGTGGAATCCCATGCGGCTAAGCTTGAAACCGAGGTGGGCGACTTCCAGAAACTGCTTGTCACTCGGACGCTCAGGCTGAAGAAACTTGGCATCCCTTGCAAACAG aggAAGCTGATATTGACACACGCCCACAAGTATAGGCTGGGACTATGGAGGCCTCGAGCGGTACCAATGAAATCCTAA
- the LOC107416120 gene encoding uncharacterized protein LOC107416120, which yields MSKSQSVTQLHNLRQQGGKNVQIGRSQTMLSTSLAKSVTALDEFKYGFPSNGLSTVSNKWWGSSCPEGYEDICGHGANTGEVMKQQSDNVADNGANLVKVDKEQHEGDEGRNVGPQGTGLLMAVRKRIADEGRDALKLGVTRSSGIKKLGRRQKTLLLRIFKSSIPRQWIHGTF from the coding sequence ATGTCCAAATCTCAAAGTGTGACACAGCTGCATAATTTAAGGCAGCAAGGAGGAAAGAATGTTCAGATTGGGCGCTCCCAGACCATGCTCAGCACAAGCTTGGCTAAATCAGTTACAGCCTTGGATGAATTTAAATATGGATTTCCATCTAATGGCTTATCAACTGTATCAAATAAATGGTGGGGAAGCAGTTGCCCCGAAGGGTATGAGGACATCTGTGGACATGGAGCCAATACTGGTGAAGTCATGAAACAACAATCTGATAATGTGGCAGATAACGGTGCCAACTTAGTTAAAGTAGATAAAGAGCAACATGAAGGTGACGAGGGGAGAAATGTTGGTCCTCAAGGTACAGGTTTGTTGATGGCTGTGAGAAAAAGAATTGCAGACGAAGGGCGAGATGCACTTAAGCTTGGTGTTACTAGAAGCTCTGGTATAAAGAAGCTAGGCAGGAGACAAAAAACATTGCTTCTGCGAATATTCAAATCATCGATACCCAGACAATGGATTCATGGGACCTTTTAG